A window of Chitinivibrionales bacterium genomic DNA:
ACGATTTTACCAAAGCTGCTATCGAGCGGTTACAAAAAGAAGTGACACTGAAAAAGCTCGAAATTATTTTTGATCGGGTTACCGGAATGGTTTTAAATAAGTTCGGAGTAACATTTCAATGAAAATATTCATTTTTCTGCCGGTGTTTTTTCTTCTCTTACTTGCCGGGTGCGGTAAAAAAGAAGTGGAACAGAGTGAAGAACGTCATACCATAAAAAAAGTTAGTCTTCGTGATGTCATGTCTCAGACCGGTGAGGTCCGTCCGATAATAAAGGCGGAGCTAAAATGTGAAGCCAGCGGAAAAATAGAAAAGATTTATATCAAAGAAGGTGAACAGGTAAAGAAAGGTGATACGATCCTTGTAATCGATCCGTTGCGATTGTTGTATAAGCGGCAGAGAACCGAGCTTGCAGTGGATCAGGCCAGAATCCGGAAACAAAAAGTCAAACGGAACTATGATCAGGCAAAGGAGTTGTTTGGGACCGGGACCGTTTCCGAGAAACAGCTTGTCGACCTGAAGAGTGATTTTGAGCTTGCGGAAATCGCCTATAAACAACAGATGCTCGAGCTGAAAGATATCCTTGATCAACTCGACGAGACGGTTGTTTCGGCGCCCATGGATGGGGTGGTTACCGCGCTCAATGTTGAAGAAGGTGAAATTGCGGTCTCTGCAACGACCGGATTCCAGAGCGGAACTTCAATTGGAACGATTGCCGATATCACCAAACTCGAAGTAATTTCGCAAATCGGTGAAGTTGATTATGTCCATCTGGAAAAGGGACAGAAAGTAATTATTAAACCGGCGGCCTTTGAAGACAAGGAGACCGAAGGCACCATAACCTTCATTTCACTCAGTGCGAAGAAATCCGGTGGTGATGAACTCGGTAATTTCGAGGTGATCATCTCGGTCGATTCGATTATTCCCGGCATTGCTCCCGGGATCAATGTCAATGTGGAGTTTATCCTTACCGAGAAAAAGGACATCGTCGGGGTGCCCAATCATTTTGTTAACAAGCGACGAGGCAAATCCTTTGTTTACAAAGTCATTCCCGGCGGTGAGGGCGGCGAAACAATCGAGCGTACGCCTGTTGAGCTTGGAAGTACCGATTTCAGGCACTATGAAGTCCTTTCGGGGCTCAAGCCCGGTGACGTTGTTGTTTTCCGCGATGAAACCGGTGGGTCGGGAGCAAAACAGCGCAGGAAAGGCCCGTAGCATAATTTTCTGAGGGAGTAATCTGCCGTGAAAACCGGATCTGCGGTTATCGAGACAAAAGACCTCTGCAAAACCTATCATTTGGGGAAAAAGCCCGTTGATGTGCTTCACCGGATCAACCTTCGGGTTGCCGCGGGAGAGTATGTTGCGATTATGGGGCACAGCGGCGCCGGGAAATCAACACTACTCAATATCCTCGGATGTCTGGATATCCCCAGCTCCGGAGAGTACCACTTTTCGGGCCAACCGGTCGCATCATTGACAAATTCACACCTCGCCGATATCCGTAACGGAAAAATCGGCTTTATATTCCAGAATTTCAATCTTCTTCCCAAACTCGATATCTTTGCCAATGTGGAGTTGCCGCTCATCTACGGCAGTATTCCCCGCCGTGAACGAATGGAAAAAGTGGAATGGGTGCTTAAACGGGTAGGGTTGTGGGAGCGGCGGAAGCATAAGCCCAATGAGATTTCCGGCGGGCAAAAACAGCGGGCCGCTATTGCCCGTGCGCTGGTAAAACATCCCGCCCTGATCCTCGCCGATGAACCTACCGGCAATCTCGACAGCCACACCACTGATGAGATCCTCAGGGTACTCGATGAGCTTCATGAAGAAGGGAACACCATTGTCGTTATTACCCATGAAAACGATGTTGCCGCCCGGGCACAGCGATTGGTTCGTTTAGTTGACGGAAAGGTTGTCGAATGAAACCGGGCCGTTTCAAAGAAATGGTGGCGGTGAATTCAAAACTCTGCCTGGTCGAAATCCTCAGCAACCGGACACGGACCTTTATTACCACCCTGGGTATTTTCCTCGGCGTGGGAGCCCTGCTTACCAACCTCTCCTTTATCCGGGGTATGGACCGGGACCTGAAACACAACATGGAGATAATCGGGGGAATAAATATCATAAAGATCAGATCGGTGCGCCCCGAGACCAAAGAAGAACGGATGACATTTCAGCAATCGGAAGGTCTTACGGTTGAAGAAGTCGAGAAGCTGGCAGAGAAGTTTCCCTATATCCGGAGTGTGCTTCCTCAAATCGACATGCGATGGAGACCGACCTATGTAAAGGGAACAAAGGAATGGGCGCCGGTTCATGCCGTCGGTCTCGATTACGCGGATACGTATAATTATACAATTTCTTCGGGACGATGGTTTACGCGGGATGATGAGCTTCAGCAGAAACTAGTCTGCGTTGTGGGTGAGGAATATGCCAAACGAATGTTCGGTGAAGGCGGTAATCCTGTGGGAAAAAGCATTCAACTGGAACGCCTGCCCTTCGAAATTGTGGGCATGTTTTCCACAAAGGGGCTTTTCGATAGGAGAGGAAGAGAAATTCTTATCCCCTATGCTGTTTATACACGTCGATTTTCGGGACGCCGGCGTACCAGAGAGGAAGTCGGCATTCGGCTTACCGGAAGCGAGCATATCGACAAGGCAAAGAAAGAGCTTCGACGGAACCTTATTGCCATGCATCGGGGAGTAGAGGATTTTGAACTGGAAATCAATCGTGACAAGATGAAAGAGATGGAAACCGCCCGCATGGGGATTGCAGTTCTGTTGTGGAGTATCGCCGGAATCACCCTTCTGGTGGGCGGAGTGAGTATTATGAATATCATGTTTGCAACGATCGGCAACCGGATCCGGGAGATCGGGATCCGTAAAGCACTGGGGGCACAACCCTTTGATATCTTTACCCAGTTTATTATTGAAGCCATTTTCGGGTGCTTTGTGGGCGGAATACCGGGAATGATTGTGGGGACCCTGACAACGCTGGCCCCCGAAGGGTTTTTCCCCTATGTCCCTATTTTGACAACCGGTGACTATCTCCTTGCCTTCGGGTTTACCGTTGCAATTGGGTTTTTAAGCGGACTCTTTCCTGCCTTAAAAGCCGCGAAAATGCAGCCGGTTGAAGCACTTCAGTATTGAGAGAAAACAATGGTACATTTTATTCGATCAGTATCAGTGGGTATGCGGACATCGCTTATCGAGATGGGTTCGCACAAGCTTCGTTCGGCGCTTTCGGTGCTTGGCGTGCTTCTGGGAGTGGCGTCGCTGGTGGCCATGCTGACCTTGATCGGCGGTATTGATGTCTATCTTAACGAGAAGATGGGGAAGTGGGCCGGAACAGTCTGGTTCTGGAACCGAGATTTCAAAGAAAGCAATAATGACATTTCCTGGAGCCGGTCTCCGGGGTTGCGGTTGTCGGACGGCGATTATCTGAAAGATGAATCACCCTATGTAAAACAGGTGGTGAAACGTATCAATCACCGGGTCCGCTTTTCCGTTGCCGGGGTACGGCGGGGAGGGCGTCTGCTGGGAGTCAGCCCTTCGGCCCTTGAA
This region includes:
- a CDS encoding FtsX-like permease family protein, yielding MKPGRFKEMVAVNSKLCLVEILSNRTRTFITTLGIFLGVGALLTNLSFIRGMDRDLKHNMEIIGGINIIKIRSVRPETKEERMTFQQSEGLTVEEVEKLAEKFPYIRSVLPQIDMRWRPTYVKGTKEWAPVHAVGLDYADTYNYTISSGRWFTRDDELQQKLVCVVGEEYAKRMFGEGGNPVGKSIQLERLPFEIVGMFSTKGLFDRRGREILIPYAVYTRRFSGRRRTREEVGIRLTGSEHIDKAKKELRRNLIAMHRGVEDFELEINRDKMKEMETARMGIAVLLWSIAGITLLVGGVSIMNIMFATIGNRIREIGIRKALGAQPFDIFTQFIIEAIFGCFVGGIPGMIVGTLTTLAPEGFFPYVPILTTGDYLLAFGFTVAIGFLSGLFPALKAAKMQPVEALQY
- a CDS encoding ATP-binding cassette domain-containing protein, with translation MKTGSAVIETKDLCKTYHLGKKPVDVLHRINLRVAAGEYVAIMGHSGAGKSTLLNILGCLDIPSSGEYHFSGQPVASLTNSHLADIRNGKIGFIFQNFNLLPKLDIFANVELPLIYGSIPRRERMEKVEWVLKRVGLWERRKHKPNEISGGQKQRAAIARALVKHPALILADEPTGNLDSHTTDEILRVLDELHEEGNTIVVITHENDVAARAQRLVRLVDGKVVE
- a CDS encoding efflux RND transporter periplasmic adaptor subunit, with product MKIFIFLPVFFLLLLAGCGKKEVEQSEERHTIKKVSLRDVMSQTGEVRPIIKAELKCEASGKIEKIYIKEGEQVKKGDTILVIDPLRLLYKRQRTELAVDQARIRKQKVKRNYDQAKELFGTGTVSEKQLVDLKSDFELAEIAYKQQMLELKDILDQLDETVVSAPMDGVVTALNVEEGEIAVSATTGFQSGTSIGTIADITKLEVISQIGEVDYVHLEKGQKVIIKPAAFEDKETEGTITFISLSAKKSGGDELGNFEVIISVDSIIPGIAPGINVNVEFILTEKKDIVGVPNHFVNKRRGKSFVYKVIPGGEGGETIERTPVELGSTDFRHYEVLSGLKPGDVVVFRDETGGSGAKQRRKGP